One window of the Candidatus Edwardsbacteria bacterium RifOxyA12_full_54_48 genome contains the following:
- a CDS encoding aspartate aminotransferase produces MKFAAKMEKLKVETAFEMMAKAKKLEAEGKKIIHLEIGEPDFDTPRNIKEAAKKALDAGQTHYGPSAGLPEHRQAIAQYYSQQIGVQYGPENVVVTPGAKPIMSFAITALLEEGDECLVPDPGFPIYQSMVKFNGGVPVPLPLRESNDFRLDVNELKSKITKKTKLIIINSPHNPTGGILTRDDLKAVADIAVNNNIPVLADEIYDRMIYEGQFESIAQFPGMKDLTIILNGYSKTYAMTGWRVGYGLMPVELVGHMAQLMTNINSCTATFSQIACIEALKGPQDEVTAMMTEFKKRRDFIVDRINRIPKLSCRKPAGAFYIFVNIKQTGMDSRKFTDFLLNDCGICALAGANFGAEGEGYVRFSYANTIENLAEAADRIEKALSRK; encoded by the coding sequence AAGGCCAAGAAACTGGAGGCCGAGGGCAAGAAGATCATCCACCTGGAGATCGGCGAGCCGGATTTTGACACCCCCAGGAACATCAAGGAGGCCGCCAAGAAGGCCCTGGATGCCGGCCAGACCCACTACGGGCCGTCGGCCGGCCTGCCCGAGCACCGTCAGGCCATCGCCCAGTATTACTCCCAGCAGATCGGTGTCCAATACGGGCCGGAGAACGTGGTGGTGACCCCGGGGGCCAAGCCCATCATGTCCTTCGCCATCACCGCCCTGCTGGAAGAGGGCGACGAGTGCCTGGTGCCGGATCCCGGCTTTCCCATCTACCAGTCCATGGTCAAGTTCAACGGCGGGGTGCCGGTGCCGCTGCCGCTGAGGGAATCCAACGATTTCCGGCTGGACGTCAATGAGCTTAAATCCAAGATCACCAAGAAGACCAAGCTGATCATCATCAACTCGCCCCACAACCCCACCGGCGGGATACTGACCCGGGACGACCTGAAGGCGGTGGCCGATATTGCGGTCAACAATAATATTCCGGTGCTGGCCGACGAGATCTACGACCGGATGATCTACGAAGGCCAGTTCGAGAGCATCGCCCAGTTTCCGGGCATGAAGGACCTGACCATCATACTCAACGGCTATTCCAAGACCTACGCCATGACCGGCTGGCGGGTGGGCTACGGCCTGATGCCGGTGGAGCTGGTGGGGCACATGGCCCAGCTGATGACCAACATCAACTCCTGCACCGCCACCTTCAGCCAGATCGCCTGCATCGAGGCCCTCAAAGGCCCGCAGGACGAGGTAACCGCCATGATGACCGAGTTCAAGAAGCGCCGGGATTTCATCGTCGACCGCATCAACCGGATACCAAAACTGTCCTGCCGCAAGCCGGCCGGGGCCTTCTACATCTTCGTCAACATCAAGCAGACCGGGATGGACTCCCGCAAGTTCACCGACTTTCTGTTGAACGACTGCGGGATCTGCGCCCTGGCCGGGGCCAACTTCGGGGCCGAGGGCGAGGGCTACGTCCGCTTCTCCTACGCCAACACCATCGAGAACCTGGCCGAGGCGGCGGATAGGATAGAGAAGGCCCTGTCCAGGAAGTAA